One Rosa chinensis cultivar Old Blush chromosome 5, RchiOBHm-V2, whole genome shotgun sequence genomic region harbors:
- the LOC112202526 gene encoding copper-transporting ATPase RAN1 isoform X1 — protein sequence MAPSLRDLQLTQVSNSGRGGGGDGGGAEDLEDVRLLDSYENSEGVEEGMRTVQVRVTGMTCAACSNSVEGALQSVNGVLRASVALLQNRAEVVFDPRLVKDEDIKNAIEDAGFEAEVIPEPSANGVKQHGNLSGQFSIGGMTCAACVNSVEGILKGLPGVKRAVVALATSLGEVEYDPTVISKDDIVNAIEDAGFEASFVQSSEQDKIILGVAGIFSEIDAQVLEGIISNLKGVRHFRLDRISRELEILFDPEVVTSRSLVDGIEGASIGKFKLQVANPYTRMTCKDVDEASNMFRLFISSLVLSVPVFLIRVVCPHIPLLYSLLLWRCGPFEMGDWLKWALVSVVQFVIGKRFYIAAARALRNGSTNMDVLVALGTSASYFYSVCALLYGAVTGFWSPTYFETSAMLITFVLLGKYLECLAKGKTSDAIKKLIELTPATALLLVKDKGGRCVGEREIDALLIQPGDTLKVLPGTKVPADGMVVWGSSYVNESMVTGEAIPVSKEVNTLVIGGTINLHGALHVQVTKVGSDTVLHQIINLVETAQMSKAPIQKFADFVASIFVPTVVVLSLLTFLGWYVAGAFGAYPEQWLPENGNHFVFALMFSISVVVIACPCALGLATPTAVMVATGVGANNGVLIKGGDALERAQKVKYVIFDKTGTLTQGKATVTAVKVFTGMDRGDFLKLVASAEASSEHPLGKAIVEYARHFHFFDEPSATNDATNQSKEPLISGWLFDVSDFSALPGRGIQCSINGKLILVGNRKLMTESGIDIPTHVEDFVVELEESAKTGILVAYEGNLVGVLGVADPLKREAAIVIEGLGKMGVIPVMVTGDNWRTAQAVAKEVGIKDVRAEVMPAGKADVVRSFQKDGSIVAMVGDGINDSPALAASDVGMAIGAGTDIAIEAADYVLMRNNLEDVITAVDLSRKTFTRIRLNYVFAMAYNVIAIPIAAGVFFPSLGIMLPPWVAGACMAMSSVSVVCSSLLLRRYRKPRLTAILEIVVE from the exons ATGGCGCCGAGTCTCAGGGACCTCCAGCTCACGCAGGTCTCCAACTCCGGCCGCGGCGGCGGCGGAGACGGCGGCGGCGCTGAAGACCTCGAGGACGTGAGGCTTTTGGATTCGTATGAGAATTCGGAGGGAGTTGAAGAAGGGATGAGGACGGTTCAGGTCAGAGTTACCGGGATGACGTGTGCTGCTTGCTCTAATTCGGTTGAGGGAGCTCTTCAGAGCGTCAATGGCGTGCTCAGGGCCTCCGTGGCGTTGCTTCAGAATCGGGCTGAAGTGGTTTTTGATCCCAGATTGGTCAAG GACGAAGACATCAAAAATGCAATTGAAGATGCTGGGTTTGAGGCAGAGGTTATACCTGAGCCCAGTGCAAACGGAGTAAAGCAGCATGGCAACCTGTCCGGTCAGTTTTCGATAGGAGGTATGACATGTGCAGCTTGCGTGAACTCTGTTGAAGGTATTCTGAAAGGGCTTCCTGGGGTCAAAAGAGCTGTAGTAGCTTTAGCTACTTCACTAGGGGAAGTGGAGTATGATCCTACTGTAATTAGTAAAGATGACATAGTCAATGCCATTGAAGATGCTGGTTTTGAAGCATCTTTTGTACAGAGTAGTGAGCAGGATAAAATTATACTGGGAGTTGCTGGCATATTCAGTGAGATAGATGCACAGGTTTTAGAAGGCATAATCAGCAACTTGAAAGGGGTGAGACATTTTCGTCTTGACAGGATTTCAAGAGAACTTGAAATCCTCTTTGATCCTGAAGTTGTCACTTCTAGATCCTTGGTTGATGGGATTGAGGGGGCTAGCATTGGGAAGTTCAAACTTCAAGTAGCAAACCCTTATACAAGAATGACTTGCAAAGATGTTGATGAAGCCTCAAATATGTTTCGGCTTTTCATTTCCAGCCTGGTTCTCAGT gTTCCTGTCTTTCTCATTCGAGTAGTCTGCCCTCACATTCCACTTCTGTATTCATTATTGCTCTGGAGATGTGGGCCTTTCGAAATGGGTGATTGGTTGAAGTGGGCATTGGTGAGTGTTGTTCAATTTGTGATTGGAAAGCGCTTCTACATTGCAGCTGCAAGAGCCCTACGAAATGGTTCAACTAACATGGATGTTCTGGTCGCCTTGGGAACTTCGGCCTCTTACTTCTACTCTGTTTGTGCACTTCTATATGGTGCAGTCACTGGGTTTTGGTCTCCTACATACTTTGAAACAAGTGCCATGCTAATAACATTTGTACTATTGGGGAAGTATCTGGAATGTCTTGCAAAAGGAAAGACATCAGATGCCATCAAAAAGTTGATAGAACTCACTCCAGCTACAGCTTTGTTGCTTGTTAAAGATAAGG GTGGGAGATGTGTTGGAGAGAGGGAAATTGATGCTTTGCTCATTCAGCCTGGAGATACGTTAAAAGTTCTTCCTGGTACAAAAGTTCCTGCTGATGGTATGGTTGTGTGGGGTTCAAGTTATGTAAATGAGAGTATGGTAACTGGGGAAGCTATACCTGTTTCAAAAGAAGTCAACACGTTGGTGATTGGAGGAACAATAAATTTACATGGTGCCCTTCACGTACAAGTTACAAAAGTTGGATCTGATACAGTTTTAcatcaaataattaatttggTCGAGACCGCTCAAATGTCCAAAGCTCCTATTCAGAAATTTGCTGATTTT GTTGCAAGCATTTTTGTTCCTACTGTAGTTGTATTGTCATTGTTGACATTTTTGGGTTG GTATGTTGCTGGAGCCTTTGGAGCTTACCCAGAACAGTGGCTCCCTGAAAATGGAAATCACTTTGTTTTTGCCCTTATGTTTTCCATATCAGTTGTGGTCATTGCATGCCCCTGTGCACTTGGCTTGGCAACACCAACAGCTGTCATGGTCGCAACAGGGGTTGGCGCTAATAATGGTGTGCTGATAAAAGGAGGAGATGCTCTGGAAAGAGCTCAAAAGGTTAAGTACGTGATATTTGATAAAACAGGCACCCTAACCCAAGGAAAGGCTACAGTTACTGCTGTAAAAGTTTTCACAGGAATGGATCGTGGAGATTTTCTTAAGTTGGTGGCATCTGCAGAG GCTAGCAGTGAACACCCACTAGGAAAAGCAATAGTTGAATATGCACGCCATTTCCACTTCTTTGATGAGCCTTCTGCAACCAATGATGCAACAAACCAAAGCAAGGAGCCCCTGATATCTGGATGGCTTTTTGATGTCTCAGATTTCTCTGCTTTGCCAGGTAGAGGCATCCAGTGCTCAATAAATGGAAAACTTATTCTG GTTGGTAATAGGAAATTGATGACTGAAAGCGGAATCGACATTCCAACCCATGTTGAGGACTTTGTAGTAGAGCTGGAAGAAAGTGCAAAGACAGGCATACTTGTTGCATATGAAGGCAATTTAGTTGGTGTATTGGGGGTTGCAGACCCACTAAAAAGAGAAGCTGCAATAGTCATAGAGGGACTTGGTAAGATGGGTGTCATACCAGTCATGGTTACAGGAGATAATTGGAGGACAGCACAGGCTGTTGCAAAGGAG GTTGGCATTAAAGATGTGCGAGCGGAGGTAATGCCGGCTGGAAAAGCTGATGTTGTACGTTCATTCCAAAAAGATGGAAGCATAGTTGCAATGGTTGGTGATGGAATCAACGACTCTCCTGCCCTAGCTGCTTCTGATGTTGGTATGGCAATAGGGGCAGGGACAGATATTGCAATTGAAGCAGCTGACTATGTATTGATGAGAAATAACTTGGAAGATGTGATCACAGCCGTTGATCTCTCGAGAAAGACTTTCACTCGTATCCGATTGaattatgtgtttgccatggcCTACAATGTGATTGCAATACCTATTGCCGCAGGGGTTTTCTTTCCTTCACTGGGGATCATGCTGCCGCCATGGGTAGCCGGTGCATGCATGGCTATGTCATCTGTTAGTGTTGTATGCTCCTCTTTGCTCCTTAGGAGATACAGAAAACCCCGACTTACCGCCATACTGGAAATAGTTGTAGAGTAg
- the LOC112202526 gene encoding copper-transporting ATPase RAN1 isoform X2: protein MTCAACVNSVEGILKGLPGVKRAVVALATSLGEVEYDPTVISKDDIVNAIEDAGFEASFVQSSEQDKIILGVAGIFSEIDAQVLEGIISNLKGVRHFRLDRISRELEILFDPEVVTSRSLVDGIEGASIGKFKLQVANPYTRMTCKDVDEASNMFRLFISSLVLSVPVFLIRVVCPHIPLLYSLLLWRCGPFEMGDWLKWALVSVVQFVIGKRFYIAAARALRNGSTNMDVLVALGTSASYFYSVCALLYGAVTGFWSPTYFETSAMLITFVLLGKYLECLAKGKTSDAIKKLIELTPATALLLVKDKGGRCVGEREIDALLIQPGDTLKVLPGTKVPADGMVVWGSSYVNESMVTGEAIPVSKEVNTLVIGGTINLHGALHVQVTKVGSDTVLHQIINLVETAQMSKAPIQKFADFVASIFVPTVVVLSLLTFLGWYVAGAFGAYPEQWLPENGNHFVFALMFSISVVVIACPCALGLATPTAVMVATGVGANNGVLIKGGDALERAQKVKYVIFDKTGTLTQGKATVTAVKVFTGMDRGDFLKLVASAEASSEHPLGKAIVEYARHFHFFDEPSATNDATNQSKEPLISGWLFDVSDFSALPGRGIQCSINGKLILVGNRKLMTESGIDIPTHVEDFVVELEESAKTGILVAYEGNLVGVLGVADPLKREAAIVIEGLGKMGVIPVMVTGDNWRTAQAVAKEVGIKDVRAEVMPAGKADVVRSFQKDGSIVAMVGDGINDSPALAASDVGMAIGAGTDIAIEAADYVLMRNNLEDVITAVDLSRKTFTRIRLNYVFAMAYNVIAIPIAAGVFFPSLGIMLPPWVAGACMAMSSVSVVCSSLLLRRYRKPRLTAILEIVVE from the exons ATGACATGTGCAGCTTGCGTGAACTCTGTTGAAGGTATTCTGAAAGGGCTTCCTGGGGTCAAAAGAGCTGTAGTAGCTTTAGCTACTTCACTAGGGGAAGTGGAGTATGATCCTACTGTAATTAGTAAAGATGACATAGTCAATGCCATTGAAGATGCTGGTTTTGAAGCATCTTTTGTACAGAGTAGTGAGCAGGATAAAATTATACTGGGAGTTGCTGGCATATTCAGTGAGATAGATGCACAGGTTTTAGAAGGCATAATCAGCAACTTGAAAGGGGTGAGACATTTTCGTCTTGACAGGATTTCAAGAGAACTTGAAATCCTCTTTGATCCTGAAGTTGTCACTTCTAGATCCTTGGTTGATGGGATTGAGGGGGCTAGCATTGGGAAGTTCAAACTTCAAGTAGCAAACCCTTATACAAGAATGACTTGCAAAGATGTTGATGAAGCCTCAAATATGTTTCGGCTTTTCATTTCCAGCCTGGTTCTCAGT gTTCCTGTCTTTCTCATTCGAGTAGTCTGCCCTCACATTCCACTTCTGTATTCATTATTGCTCTGGAGATGTGGGCCTTTCGAAATGGGTGATTGGTTGAAGTGGGCATTGGTGAGTGTTGTTCAATTTGTGATTGGAAAGCGCTTCTACATTGCAGCTGCAAGAGCCCTACGAAATGGTTCAACTAACATGGATGTTCTGGTCGCCTTGGGAACTTCGGCCTCTTACTTCTACTCTGTTTGTGCACTTCTATATGGTGCAGTCACTGGGTTTTGGTCTCCTACATACTTTGAAACAAGTGCCATGCTAATAACATTTGTACTATTGGGGAAGTATCTGGAATGTCTTGCAAAAGGAAAGACATCAGATGCCATCAAAAAGTTGATAGAACTCACTCCAGCTACAGCTTTGTTGCTTGTTAAAGATAAGG GTGGGAGATGTGTTGGAGAGAGGGAAATTGATGCTTTGCTCATTCAGCCTGGAGATACGTTAAAAGTTCTTCCTGGTACAAAAGTTCCTGCTGATGGTATGGTTGTGTGGGGTTCAAGTTATGTAAATGAGAGTATGGTAACTGGGGAAGCTATACCTGTTTCAAAAGAAGTCAACACGTTGGTGATTGGAGGAACAATAAATTTACATGGTGCCCTTCACGTACAAGTTACAAAAGTTGGATCTGATACAGTTTTAcatcaaataattaatttggTCGAGACCGCTCAAATGTCCAAAGCTCCTATTCAGAAATTTGCTGATTTT GTTGCAAGCATTTTTGTTCCTACTGTAGTTGTATTGTCATTGTTGACATTTTTGGGTTG GTATGTTGCTGGAGCCTTTGGAGCTTACCCAGAACAGTGGCTCCCTGAAAATGGAAATCACTTTGTTTTTGCCCTTATGTTTTCCATATCAGTTGTGGTCATTGCATGCCCCTGTGCACTTGGCTTGGCAACACCAACAGCTGTCATGGTCGCAACAGGGGTTGGCGCTAATAATGGTGTGCTGATAAAAGGAGGAGATGCTCTGGAAAGAGCTCAAAAGGTTAAGTACGTGATATTTGATAAAACAGGCACCCTAACCCAAGGAAAGGCTACAGTTACTGCTGTAAAAGTTTTCACAGGAATGGATCGTGGAGATTTTCTTAAGTTGGTGGCATCTGCAGAG GCTAGCAGTGAACACCCACTAGGAAAAGCAATAGTTGAATATGCACGCCATTTCCACTTCTTTGATGAGCCTTCTGCAACCAATGATGCAACAAACCAAAGCAAGGAGCCCCTGATATCTGGATGGCTTTTTGATGTCTCAGATTTCTCTGCTTTGCCAGGTAGAGGCATCCAGTGCTCAATAAATGGAAAACTTATTCTG GTTGGTAATAGGAAATTGATGACTGAAAGCGGAATCGACATTCCAACCCATGTTGAGGACTTTGTAGTAGAGCTGGAAGAAAGTGCAAAGACAGGCATACTTGTTGCATATGAAGGCAATTTAGTTGGTGTATTGGGGGTTGCAGACCCACTAAAAAGAGAAGCTGCAATAGTCATAGAGGGACTTGGTAAGATGGGTGTCATACCAGTCATGGTTACAGGAGATAATTGGAGGACAGCACAGGCTGTTGCAAAGGAG GTTGGCATTAAAGATGTGCGAGCGGAGGTAATGCCGGCTGGAAAAGCTGATGTTGTACGTTCATTCCAAAAAGATGGAAGCATAGTTGCAATGGTTGGTGATGGAATCAACGACTCTCCTGCCCTAGCTGCTTCTGATGTTGGTATGGCAATAGGGGCAGGGACAGATATTGCAATTGAAGCAGCTGACTATGTATTGATGAGAAATAACTTGGAAGATGTGATCACAGCCGTTGATCTCTCGAGAAAGACTTTCACTCGTATCCGATTGaattatgtgtttgccatggcCTACAATGTGATTGCAATACCTATTGCCGCAGGGGTTTTCTTTCCTTCACTGGGGATCATGCTGCCGCCATGGGTAGCCGGTGCATGCATGGCTATGTCATCTGTTAGTGTTGTATGCTCCTCTTTGCTCCTTAGGAGATACAGAAAACCCCGACTTACCGCCATACTGGAAATAGTTGTAGAGTAg